From the Exiguobacterium marinum DSM 16307 genome, the window TGTGTGAAGGAGATAAGTTGTGCTATATAAGTCGAGTCGCATTCACGTATCCATTTTGGTAACGTGAGGTCAAAAAGGAGTTCGATTATGGGAGAAATCATTATCGCTCCGACAGGAAAACGGGCCATCCGCTTTGGCATTTGCCAACGCTGTCTCAGCACGAACGTCCGGACGTTCACCTGTCATCACGGATCGTGTGCCTATTGTCGAAATTGTCTTTATCTCGGGCGTGTCTGTCGTTGTGATTATCTAGAAGAACGAGACATCGCGACCTTGGCTGAAACGACCGAATTGACGATGCCGTTCGAGCTCGCCCCTGCCCAAACGCGTGTCGCTAGTCAACTGCTCACGTGGTGGGATGAACGAAAGACGGGACTCGTGCATGCGGTATGCGGGGCCGGGAAGACGGAGATGACGTTCCCGGTGATCGAACGGGTCGTCAATGAAGGGAAGCGGGTATTGATCGTGTCACCTCGGCGGGACGTTGCCATTGAATGGGTAGAACGATTAGAACATGCGTTCACTGTCCCCGTCACGAGAAGATACGGGGGCGGGGAGAAAGCATCCATCGGAATGATCACCGTGGTGACCGCGCCGTTACTCATGAATCTACGTCACGTATTCGACTATGTGCTCGTCGATGAATCCGATGCCTTCCCGTTTGCCTTTGACGTGGCCTTGTGGAATACGATACGACGGGCCGGGAGAGGTGTCTTCTTGTTCATTACGGCGACCCCGACCATGTGGCAAAAGACATTTCCGACGATTCATCTCTCTCGGCGTTATCACGGGTTTGATTTGCCTGTCCCGACTCTCGTCAAGCAATCGGATGAACGCATTCTAGACTTTTGTCAGCGACATATATCCAAACCGCGTCTCTTGTTCGTCCCGACGAAGCCGGACCTCGAACGCTATGAAGCGCAGTTACGAGAAACGGGAGTGACATGCCGCACCGTATCCGCTGACACGGAGGAACGGCTCGAGACGCTCGATTGGCTTCAAGAGACGAAAGGTGTGGTCCTCGCGACCTCAATTTGGGAGCGGGGGATGACGGTGCGGGACGTGCAGGTCGCGGTGATTGAGAGCGAGCATCGGCTCTTTACGACACGCGGACTCATTCAAATGGCAGGACGGGCGGGGCGAAAACCGGACGCACCGACAGGAGAGGTCTGTTTCTTTTACGAGGAGCGCACGTTCCGTCAAGATCAAGCCATCCGGGCAATTAAGGAGGCGAATCGGCGATGAAGTGTCTTCTTTGTCACGAGCCGATGAAGGTCCCGTGGACGCCAGCTACACTTTGGCGGAAGGACTGGGTGTGCCCAGCTTGTGAGACGAAACTCACGCCGCTCGGGACAGGTTGCCCACGTTGCGGTCAACCGAATGAGACCGGTGAGACGTGTGCGGACTGTATCCGTTGGCTTGCGCTCGGATTAGATTTGACCGTTCGTTGTCTGTACGCATATGATGAGGCGGGGATTGACTGGCTGCACCGTTTCAAATTCAGCGGAGATGTCGTGATTGCAGCATCGGTGGCGCCGACATTACGCTCATTACGTACACCGGGTGTAACCTACGTTCCGATTCCGCTGAGTGAAGAGCGACTTCAGACGCGTCGCTTCAATCAGGCAGAGGTGCTGGCCCGATACATCGGTCCGACGCGACAACTTCTCGAAAAATCAGAGGTTTCAAGTCAACGTGAACTCGGGAAAGAAGGAAGACGACACCGAACGAATCCTTTCACTGTACCGACTTCAGTGAAATGTGGGAAAATTATTCTTGTAGACGACGTCTATACGACGGGGACAACGCTTCATCAGGCGGCATTTTCGTTACGTCAGGCAGGTGCGACAGAAGTTTCTGCGATTTGCTTATTTCGGGCGCTAAACAAATCGAAATCGCGTCCGATATAAAGAGCAGAGGTGAAACCAATGGATGCAGCAACTTGCCAAATGTGTGGACGCTTATTTATGAAACAGAGCCGTTCACCGTACTGTCCATCATGTAGTGAGGTTGACTTCCAAAACTTTTTGAAAGTCCGCGACTTCATTCGTGAGCCAGCCAACAAACAGACGACCATCGGAGCCCTCGTCGAAGCGACAGGTGTATCTGAACTTGATATCACGCGATATATCCATGAAGGACGCTTGATTATCAAGGACAATCCGGCGCTTGCGATCCGCTGCGTTCGTTGTGGTCAACCGACGAACGAAGGGAAAGTTTGTTCGAACTGCCAGAGAGATATGCAGAAGGAACTGTCCAGTCTACAGGATAGCTTGACGAAACAATCAAGTATCCGCACTTATCGTTTGGATTAACATCATGAAGAGGGGGAAGACGCATGCGCATCGATTCAGCCAAGTGGGTACATTTACCAAACACTTATGAAAAGAAAACGCAAGTCGAGCCGAAGCCCGCGCCATCTAGCCAAACGGACCAATTGTCAATTTCGGCGGAAGCCCGCGCCCGGTTTGAAGAACCGGTGAAACATCCGGACCGTCTCGCTAAAATCGATGCTTTGAAAGCAGAGATTGATGCGGGCACGTATTCACGGGACGCGCGCGACATCGCTAAACGCTTTCTACAAGGATGAATGGAAGCGAGGTCCGTTTGAGGCCTTCGCACTAAATAACACGGCACGGAAGCTGACTAAATAAGGGGCACCCCTTTCTTTAGTCGGCTCTTTTTTTGAAAAAAGGAGAGACTCATGCTCACATTACATAAACGTTTACTCGAATTGGCCTACGCAAAAGAACAGCTTCTCATTGAGAACGACATGGCGGCATTTAGCACGCTCGTCAAAGAAGAAGCGAAACTCGTCCGACAAATTTCACAAAAAGAAGCGGAACGACTTCAAGGGACGTATGAATTGGACGATGAAGAGATAGAGGAATTGAGACCGGTCTTGTTCGAGTTGAAGCGACAGAACGAATTGAACGCGACACTGCTCGAACAATCGCTTCGTTATATTACCTGGCATTTGGACATGATCATGCCGGAAGCAGATGATTTCACATACGGACAACAGGCGTTTGAAACACGCTCGTTCAGCCGTGACGTTTAAGGAGGAAGTGGAATGGGTTCAACATTTATGGGATTAGAGACGGCGCGCCGCAGTCTCTCGACACACCAATGGGCGCTTCAGGCGACCGGGAATAACGTGGCGAACGCCTCAAACCCTGGCTATTCACGACAACGGCTCACACTCGGGATGACCGAGCAGCTCTCGGTCAATTTCGGGGGGACGAAAGCCGGACAATTCGGGACCGGGGTACGCGGGGAGACACTCGCCCGGATTCGCGATCTCATGATTGACCAACAGTATCGTGACGAGTCGGTGAAGAACGCATTCTATGCGACGAAAGAAGCGGCATTCGGCCGGATGGAAGACATCATCAACGAACCTTCAGAGAACGGACTCGCCAAGTCACTTGACATGTTTTGGGCGTCACTCCAAGATTTATCGGTCAACCCGGACGATACGGGTGCGCGAAGCGTGGTTCGGCAACGAGCATTGACGTTGGCACAGACATTTAACTATATGTCGTCTTCATTATCAAAAGTACAGGATGACTTAAAGACGGAAGCGGGCGTCGTCACGAAAAAAATCAACGACTTGTTGACAAAAATCGGTGACGTCAACCGTCAAATCGGAGACGCGGAGCCACTTGGTGTCTTACCGAACGAATTATATGACGAACGTGACCGCTATATGGATGAGTTGTCCCAATATATCGAGTTCGAGCGCGTACCCGTTGATTATTTGAACGGAGAGACACGCGGTAACTCGCAACGTGTTGCTGAAGGGCGAGTTGATATTCGCGTTAATATTGGTGGCACTGAAGTGAAACTTGTCGACGGTTTAACAAGTGGGGTCGGTAAGATTGAAGATATGACGCTAACGAATGCCGCTGGGGGAACATCTACGCTTACATTTAATGACTTGCCGAACGGGAAGTGGAAAGCACTTGTCGATATGTATGGTACGTCTACAGGCACAGAAGCCCATGATGGCTCCTTCACGAAAATGCTCGCAGATCTGGATGAAATGGCGAATGTTTTCGCTTCAGCATTTAATACGGCTCATGGCACAAATAAAGATGCAGATGGGGTTGCAGGTCGAACTGACTTTTTCGTAGGGATGACGAGCGCTTCGACGATTACTGTAAACGATGATTTCATGAAGAACTTAGATTTGATTGCCGCATCAAAAGATGGAAACATCGGGGACGGAAGTGGTGCTCTCGAACTTGCCCAATTGAAAGAAAGCGCGCTCAGCTTTTCTGGTTCGGTTACGACCTCAACCTCGATCGGCAAGTACTATCAAAACGTCATCGGGAACATGGCTGTCGAGGCGAGCCAGAACGGAAACCTCGCCAAGAGTACATTCGCCCTATTGAGCAGTTCAGACCAGCGTCGCCAGTCGGTGAGCGCGGTCTCGCTCGACGAAGAGATGACGATGATGATCCAGTATCAGCACGCTTATAATGCGGCGGCACGTAACATCACGGCCGTCGATGAAATGTTAGACAAAATCATTAACGGCATGGGTGTCGTAGGGAGGTAATGACTGATGCGTGTCACACAGACGATGCTCACACAGACGAACTTGAAGCATTTATCAAGTAGCTATAACACACTCGCTCGCGTCCAGGAACAACTTATCAGCGGGAAACGGATTCAAAAAGCATCAGAGGACCCGGTCGTCGCGATGCAAGGGATCCGGTACCGGACGGAGGTGCGTGAAGTCGATCAATTCCGTCGTAACGTCAGCGAGGCGACAAGTTGGATGGACTTGACGGACTCGACGCTAAACGAAGTGACGGAAGCCGTCAAGCGAATTCGCGAATTGACGACGCAAGCGGCGAACGATACGTATGAATCTTCACAACGCGCCATCATCAAGAGTGAGGTCGACCAATTGATTGAACATATCGGCTCCCTCGCAAATTCGAAAGCGGGCGAGAAGTATATTTATAACGGAACGAAAACAGACCAACCGTTGATCGATATCGATAATCTTAAAGCGTACCTTGCTGATTCGAGTGCTACAGCAGACGTGAATACGATTTATACGGACGTTGCGGGAGCCCCGACAACGACTGGGAAAATCGAGTTCGAGGTGTCAAAAGGTATCAAAGTGCAAGTGAACATGCAACCGGAGACAATCTTTGGGAAAGAACTTTTCGAAGGTCTTCACAAATTGACGACGATGTTGAATGATCCAGCGACAGGCGGCGCCGACCTATCGGCTGAACTCGACACGCTCGACACACTCGGTCAGAGCTTAATCACAGAACGCGCCGAACTCGGTGCCCGGGCGAACCGTTTGGAACTTGTAGATAATCGCTTGCAGGATCATGAAATCATTGCAAAAACGATCATGTCTGACAACGAAGATATCGATGTGGAGAAAGTCATCATGGAACTGAAGTCACATGAGACGGTCCACCGTGCAGCACTCTCTGCAGGTGCCCGCATCATCCAACCGACGCTCCTAGACTTTCTCCGGTAAGCGATCATGAATCTCGCAAGACTTGAGATGCGGCAGACACATGCCGCGATCCAGATGACTTCGAATCGTCCCGTACTCGAGATGCGTCAAGGGCGGGCCGATCTTTCCATCCAGCAAGGGAAAGCCGAGATGACGCAACAGACGATACCGGGGAAGCTCGAGGTCGATTCATCGGTGGCGAGAAGCGAGAGCAACTTGAAAGGTGCGCTTGAACTCGGGAAATATCTCGGTCAGATGGGAGAGCAAGGTGCCCGTGAGGCGATGGCGAACATCGCCCGGGACGGGGACCGTCTCATGCGCATCGAGAACGGGAATCCGATCCCATCGATGGCAGCGGAGAAAGTGAACGACCCATACCCGATCGTCGAGATGGGCTATATGCCGAAATCGATTGACCGTGTCAAGTTGACGTATACGCCGGCGGATGTGAAAATCGAGTGGAATATCACGCCACCCCAAATTGATGTATCCCTTACACCGACGGATATCTCGTTTACGCCATGGACGACGGACATCTCGCTCCGTCAACAGGCGTCACTCGAAATATGGCCAATCGGTGGGATGTATGATGAAACGCGTTGAAAGTGAGGACAATCCATGTTCATTGAAACAGATTACTTTGGCAAGGTTGAAATAAATGAAGCGGAGACGATCACGTTCGTCAGTGAGATTCCAGGATTCCCGGATTCGAAGACGTTCGTCTTGATTCCGTATGGTGAAGAGTTGCCGTTCTGGTCGCTTCAATCGATTGAGGAACAGGCTTGCGCGTTCGTCGTGACGAATCCGTTCTGGCATAAGTCGGACTATGCGTTCGAGTTGTCAGACGGTGCGAAAGACCAACTTGGAATCGAAGAAGCGGAACACGTATCGGTCTACTCCGTCGTCACGCTCCGTGAGCCGTTCGAGTCGTCGACTCTCAATTTGAAGGCACCGATCGTCATCGAGACGAAAGAACGTCGCGGGAAACAGGTCATTCTAGACGACGCCTTTCCGGCACGCTATCCGCTCGGCGGAACGAAAACGGAGGTGCGCTGATGCTCGTATTGAAACGGAAGCAAGGTGAGGCGATCCATATCGGGGACGATGTGACGCTCACGGTGCTCGCGATCGAAGGTGACCAAGTGAAGCTCGGCATCGATGCCCCGCGTCATATCGATATTCACCGTCATGAAGTGTACATTCAAATGCAGGAAGAGAACGAGTCGGCAAGAAACAGCGCTAACTTGATGAAGCAAATGATTAACAAGCAGTCGGAAGCGTGAGCTTTCGACTTTTTTGATGAAATCGATAAGTGGTGAATGACATTTCTTGATGAGTTGGGATAGGATAGAAACGGGAAGGGAAGGAGGAGAATTGGTGGGAGCGGTTATTAATCAATTTGTCATCAACATTAGTCTCATCTTTTTATTCATGTCGCTTACATTCTATGTGATGCGGACGGTCTTGCCGATTCAACGAACTTCTCCATTATTTGTCCGATTTTGGTTCGGGGTGTCGAATGGACTGACGGCGATTCTCCTGACGATCAATGCCATCGAACTCGGTGAGGCACGTATTGATCTCCGCCTCATCCCGATTGCGCTATCAGCGACCTACGCTGGGCCATTCGGGGCGATTGTCACGCTCGGACTTATCTTTATCGGACGTATGACGATCCATGGGATGAGTGCCCCGTTCGTTGACGCCATTCTCATGTTTATCGTCTTTTTCTTATTTTCTTTAGTGGTTTCCCGCGTGCTCATTAATCGGGTGAAAGGATACGCCGTCTACATCGGATTTGGTGCGTTACTCGTTTTGATCCAGGTGACGGGTAGTGTCGGGACAGGTGTATTTTTTAACGTGTTTGTCCCTTACTTTCTCATGTTATCGCTTGGTGCCTGGCTCTGTTATTGGGCGGCGAAAAAGCTTGAGACCCATCTATGGATGTTCCTTTTACATACACACCGGGCGACCATTGATGAATTGACGGGACTGCCGAATCGGTACCGAACACTCGAACAGATGAATGACTTAGAGATGTCCGGCAAACCTTGGACGCTACTTGTCATCGATGTCGATCATTTTAAACAGTTGAATGATACATATGGGCATTTGGCCGGCGATGCGGCGCTTCGTCATATTGGACAGACGTTAGAACGGAATTGCCCCCCGTCAGGATTTGTCGGAAGATACGGTGGAGAAGAGTTCTTGCTTGTGATTGAGGGAAGTGAGGATGCGAAAGAAGTGGCGGAAGAGCTTGTTCAGACCGTGCGTCACACGATTTTTGAATGTCAAGGAGAGGTCATTCCGATGACCATCTCGATTGGTGCAGCCGTCGCAGGACATGAATCGAGTATGGTCGTGTTCGAACGTGCGGATGAAGCCTTGTATGTAGCGAAGCGAAGTGGTCGAGATCAGGTAAGGTTCGCCTAAAAAATCCCCTATAACCGTTGGCAAATCCTGTCCAGCGGTTATAGGGGATTTCACGTTTAGTGAATATTCTTTTTCTTGAACTGTCCGCCTCGGACGTCGTGAATGTTACCGATAGCAAGAAAAGCTTTCTCGTCATAGTCATCGAGGATATCTTTCAGCTTCGTCTCCTCGAGTCGGCTGATGACGGTGAAGACGACTTTCTTTCCGTCTCCGGTATAGGCACCTTCTCCATGCAGATACGTCACGCCCCGACCGAGCCGGTCCATAATCGCTTGGCCGATTTCTTCAGGTGCCGTCGTAATGATCCACGCCGCTTTCGACTGATCAATCCCTTCTAAGACGACATCGATTGTTTTAAAAGCGATAAAATACGTGAGGAGCGAGTACATGGCCCGGTCCCAGCTGAAGACGAAACCGGCTGTCCCGAGAATGAAGATGTTGAAGAACATGACGATCTCACCGACCGAGAACGGTAAGCGGTTCGTAAAAGAGACGGCAAGAATCTCTGTCCCATCGAGTGAACCTCCTGCACGGATGACGAGCCCGATCCCGGCCCCGAGTAAAAAGCCACCGAAAACGGTCGACAACAAGAGGTCGTCGGTGAATGGCTTGATGTCATGAAGGACGATGGTGAAGGCCGACATGAGCAAGATTGCCGTCAATGTGACGACGGCGAACGTCTTCCCGATTTGTCGATACCCGAAATAGATGAACGGCAAGTTGAAGAGGACGAGCCAGATGGCGAGTTTCGTCTCGGTCAAATACGAGACGATAATCGAGACGCCGACGATCCCTCCGTCGATGATTTGGTTCGGAACGAGGAAGGCCTCCAAACCGACCGCGAAGACGAGGGAGCCGAGCAGTAAGAGGACGACTTTCGCAAACAGTTCGGATGCCTTGATCGGATTATGTTCGCGCCTTAAGCGCTGCACTTCCTCCGGTGTTGGGGAAGGCATGGGTGTACGCTGCATACGGGGTGCCCCCTTTCCATTTTCTTTAAGTATAGCAAACCTTCAAGGCATGTGAGCCGTCAAGGCAGGAAATCTGACATGGAAAGTGGAATGAGTCGATGCAAGAGAAAGGGGAAGATGGAGAATGTACGCACTGATTGGCAAGCTCGTCACGAAAGCGGGGCAACGCGACAGACTCGTGGCGATTTTATCGGAAGCAGCGCGTGAGATGGAGGCGACTTCGGACTGTGAATCGTATCGGGTCCACGTGTCGCTTGACGAGGCAGACACGGTTTTCGTATATGAAGTGTGGCGGAGTGAGGATGCGCATGCGGCGTCGTTGTCGCTTGCTGAAGTGAGGGCGTATATCGACCAGGCGAAGCCAATCCTCGAGCGGATGGAGCGGATCGCCGCGCTCGAACTACGGTCATGACAGAGGGTGAATGACGAGACGGATGGCTGAAAGCTGTCCGTTTTTATTGTAAGGGGAATCAGCAATTCGAAAAGAGACATGAAAAATCCCCTCGTTCATTAGAAACGAGGGGATGGTCATCAACTTGTTGTCAAACTGCCTTTGACTTTATCGTAGAAGTCATCCATCATACCGGTACGGCTACCGAGTTGGCAGATGAGTTCAAGTGTTTCTTTATAAAATTTCTTGACGAGCCCTTTGTTTTTGACGCCGTCCATCGATGCGAGCGTCTGATCGAGATTCTCTAAAATCTCTTTGATTTGTGCGTCCGAGTCCGGTTTGACGACCGTCATATTTTCGGGGATGCTGACGACCTTCTCTTGACCTTGGTGGCGGAACGATGCGCCGAAGCCGAGGTTCTCGATGAAGAGGTGCGGCATCACTTTTTGACCGAAGAAATGCTTGTGCCAGTCAGATGCTTTCATCGTGTCCATATCTTGCTTGAACGTAGATGCTGTCGAGACGTATTGTTTAAACAAATCCGTCATGAATTTCTCGATGACCGGGATTTGCAGGGCGAAGACGTTTTTCAGGAGTGCGTCGAGCTGGGCGCGCGTCAAAGTAGTTTCGTTAGACATGTCAGTTCCTCTTTTCTATAGTACGTTATTACCATCGTATGGGATTGGCGGACAGTCGTCAATGTAAGGGGAAACATTTTTTCAGAATATTTAATGAAAAGTCATCGACTTATGGGATAATCAAGTGAAGACATTAACAAGTAGGGAGTGGTTCTTGTGAACAAATCGATGAAGTGGGCGCTCGCGCTCGGTGTGACCGGTGCGTTGGTGGCGACGGTCGGTGTCGTCTCGTCCCGGGGGCGGACGGAGGACACGACTCAGACGATCCGTGACCGTGAGCTCGGTTACGAGATCATTTTGCCATCGAAGATTGTCTCGGCGATCGAGCGGGGTGACGTCTATATCGAGAAGGCACAGGACGTTGTCGACATCGGGGACACGAAGAGCTACGGCACGTTCGATTTATACTATAACGTCGAGGACGGGGAAGACCAACTGTTGTTCCACCTAGATTTGATCGACCGTGAGTTGACAGAAGAGACGTTCGCGACAGAGGTCGGCTACGGCAACTACCTCGGAACGAACGATAAGACGTTCTTCTGGGTCGAACCGACCGAGGCCGTCCCGGGTGCCGAGGCACATACGGACGAGATTGCCGAGTTGATCGAGACCCTTCCTGAGCTAGAGTTTCGGACGTTATAAGGAACGGGTGGTCGTGTGCGAACGAGAGAAAGGGATTATACGGAGGGATTGATTGTAGCCCTTCTGTTTATCGTTGCTGTGTATGTGTTTGATTTACCGAAACAAGAAAGCTGGATCATCTTGGCTATCGTGATCGTCATCTCGGTCACGATGCGAGAAGTGACGTATCTTTTTCAGAATGAAGGGAATGACTGAGAGCCCGCTCGCTACGGCGGGCTTTTTCCTTTGTGCTACAATACAAATGAGGTGATATGAATGAATTGGACAGTAGAAGAAGTAAGACAGGCAGATGACGTCACGGCGTTAGAACAGGCGGTCAACTCGAATGACAAGATTGATGTCAAAGTAGGACATGAGTCGGTCGGACAGAACGACTATGCGGTATATGACGGGGAGACGCTCGTCGGCTATCTCATGCTCTTCCCGTATCTTCCGAACGAATATGAGGTGAACGCGCTCGTCCATCCGGAATACCGGAAGCAAGGTGTCTTCACGGCACTTCTCGAGACGGCGAAACAGGACGCGAAATTGAACGGTTGCGAAGCGTTCACGTTCGTCATCGACCGGAACTCGGCATCTGGAAAGGCAGTGCTCGACCATCTTCAGGCGGCATACCAGTTCTCGGAATACAATCTCGTCTTGAAAAAGGCGGAGCTTTTCTTGAAGCCGGACGAGGTATCGCTACGTGAGGCGACAGCAGACGACCGTCCGCTCATCATCGCGACGCTCAGCGAGGCGTTCGGTGACCCGGTCGATGTGACGGAAAATATCTATCAACAAATCGACACGCCAGATCGCGTGACGTACATCGGCGAGGTTGACGGAAAGCCAGTCGGGATCATCCGTGCCCTGCTCACAGGGGATGACGCGGCAAGTATCCATGCGTTCGGGGTCAAAGCAGGTGAGCAAGGCAAAGGCTACGGCACGAAAATGTTGAAACAGATGGTGCAACAACTGTTCCGCATGGGTCGAACGAAAGTCGAGCTCGATGTCGAGACGGAAAACAAGGCGGCGCTCGAGATTTATAAGCGTGCCGGTTTTGCGGAAAATGGCGGCTATGAGTTTTATATGATCGAATTATGAGGTGAACCACATGGTAAAAAATCTAAAATGGCTCGGCGCGGCGTTTGAAGCATTTCTCGGAATCCCACTTCTCGGTGGTCTGTTTATCATCAGTATGGGGTACTCCCCCCTCGGGTTCATGTTCGTGTACCACGTGATCGTATTGATTCTGTCGTTCAGTCGACTGAATCGATTCTCGTACGGGGCGGCGGTCGGCATTGCGGCGTCAGTCCTCGGCTTTATCCCGTTTGTCGGGATGATGCTACACTGGGCAGCAGCGATCACACTCGCGATTGATGCGGCGACGACACCACGACGTATGATGCATGTCGAACGTGACGATGAAGCATTTTGACGAAACGTACTCCTTGACGGGGTGCGTTTTTTCATTGACCAAACGTTCAACTGAAAACGCTATACATTCTTTGGAAAATGGACGATATAGTAAGTGATGAACACAATGAGGAGGAACAAACAGTGAAAGTATTTAAAAACTTTACGACGCAATTGCTCGCGTGGATTTTGGTCACATCCTTTATCACGGGCGGAGCGGTCGGCTACATCACCCTATTACTCTTGACGGAACTCGAGATGGAACAAGGTCAGGTCATGCTCGTCGGTACGGTTGCGGCGTTACTCATCTCGTCACTCGGCGGCATCGTCATCTACTTGATTGCCCGTCGACCACTGAAAGCGGTCGAAATGGCATCTGAAAAAGCCGTCGAAGTCGGAAACGGCGACTTGACGGTGCACTTCGCAGACGAGAAGACGACGGATCGTTCAGAAATGGGACGTTTACTCTTGTCGATGGACAACATGGTCGAACACCTTCGGGAACAAGGCACGAACATGCGTTACACGGCAGACCAATTGACTGGTTCGGCACAAGAGATTGCAGCTTCCGTTCAAGAAGGGAACGTTGCCGGCGAAAGTATTCGTTCTGCGATGGATTCTCTCAACAAAATGTTAGAAGACAACGTCAGTGCGACGTATAATTCGATGGACTTGCTCGGAGCGGTCGCGCGTACGATGGAGAGTATCCGCCAAGAGATGTCATCGGCGCTTGATTCGGCGAGCGAGATGCAACAGGAAGCAGAGAGCGGGAAGGGTCTTGCCTCGTCTTCCGTCAACGCGATGCATGCGATTGCTGGGAAAGTGGAGCAATCATCAACACTTAACAGCCAGTTGACGGAAATGACAGGCGAAATCTCACGGATCACGGATGTCATCAGTGACATCTCGGCACAGACGAACTTGCTTGCCTTGAACGCATCGATCGAAGCGGCACGTGCCGGTGAGCATGGTCGTGGATTCGCCGTCGTTGCGGCAGAAGTGAAAAAGCTCGCGGAACAAACAGCGAATTCGACTCAAGAAATCACGGATCTCATCGTCGACGTGAAGCGTCTCGTTGGCGATACATCGTCTTCAATGGCGAACGTCAAAGCAGAAGTAGAGACAGGCGTCGGCTTAGTTGAAAAAGCGGGTGGTGCGTTCGCGTCGATCCACAACTCAGCGAATGAAGTGTACAGCCATGTCCATTCGGTCGATTCCCTCTTAGATGAGTCACGCGGTCAAATCGATTCGGTCGTGACAAACTCGGCAGGCATCGTTG encodes:
- a CDS encoding methyl-accepting chemotaxis protein is translated as MKVFKNFTTQLLAWILVTSFITGGAVGYITLLLLTELEMEQGQVMLVGTVAALLISSLGGIVIYLIARRPLKAVEMASEKAVEVGNGDLTVHFADEKTTDRSEMGRLLLSMDNMVEHLREQGTNMRYTADQLTGSAQEIAASVQEGNVAGESIRSAMDSLNKMLEDNVSATYNSMDLLGAVARTMESIRQEMSSALDSASEMQQEAESGKGLASSSVNAMHAIAGKVEQSSTLNSQLTEMTGEISRITDVISDISAQTNLLALNASIEAARAGEHGRGFAVVAAEVKKLAEQTANSTQEITDLIVDVKRLVGDTSSSMANVKAEVETGVGLVEKAGGAFASIHNSANEVYSHVHSVDSLLDESRGQIDSVVTNSAGIVGMVEEASRYANEVTSAASQQAASLGEVNGAMSELVRVAESLQNETEQMKVEV
- a CDS encoding YitT family protein; translation: MQRTPMPSPTPEEVQRLRREHNPIKASELFAKVVLLLLGSLVFAVGLEAFLVPNQIIDGGIVGVSIIVSYLTETKLAIWLVLFNLPFIYFGYRQIGKTFAVVTLTAILLMSAFTIVLHDIKPFTDDLLLSTVFGGFLLGAGIGLVIRAGGSLDGTEILAVSFTNRLPFSVGEIVMFFNIFILGTAGFVFSWDRAMYSLLTYFIAFKTIDVVLEGIDQSKAAWIITTAPEEIGQAIMDRLGRGVTYLHGEGAYTGDGKKVVFTVISRLEETKLKDILDDYDEKAFLAIGNIHDVRGGQFKKKNIH
- a CDS encoding putative quinol monooxygenase, which translates into the protein MYALIGKLVTKAGQRDRLVAILSEAAREMEATSDCESYRVHVSLDEADTVFVYEVWRSEDAHAASLSLAEVRAYIDQAKPILERMERIAALELRS
- a CDS encoding GGDEF domain-containing protein; translation: MGAVINQFVINISLIFLFMSLTFYVMRTVLPIQRTSPLFVRFWFGVSNGLTAILLTINAIELGEARIDLRLIPIALSATYAGPFGAIVTLGLIFIGRMTIHGMSAPFVDAILMFIVFFLFSLVVSRVLINRVKGYAVYIGFGALLVLIQVTGSVGTGVFFNVFVPYFLMLSLGAWLCYWAAKKLETHLWMFLLHTHRATIDELTGLPNRYRTLEQMNDLEMSGKPWTLLVIDVDHFKQLNDTYGHLAGDAALRHIGQTLERNCPPSGFVGRYGGEEFLLVIEGSEDAKEVAEELVQTVRHTIFECQGEVIPMTISIGAAVAGHESSMVVFERADEALYVAKRSGRDQVRFA
- a CDS encoding GNAT family N-acetyltransferase, giving the protein MNWTVEEVRQADDVTALEQAVNSNDKIDVKVGHESVGQNDYAVYDGETLVGYLMLFPYLPNEYEVNALVHPEYRKQGVFTALLETAKQDAKLNGCEAFTFVIDRNSASGKAVLDHLQAAYQFSEYNLVLKKAELFLKPDEVSLREATADDRPLIIATLSEAFGDPVDVTENIYQQIDTPDRVTYIGEVDGKPVGIIRALLTGDDAASIHAFGVKAGEQGKGYGTKMLKQMVQQLFRMGRTKVELDVETENKAALEIYKRAGFAENGGYEFYMIEL